Genomic segment of Longimicrobium sp.:
TCGGCGGTCAGGAAGGCGTCGGTGTTCGTTTCACTGCGGGTGATCACGTCTTCGCCGTACGTGTCGTCCGGGAAGTTGATGTTGTCCGCGTGGAACATCCGCTTGCGGTGGTCCTGGTACCAGTCGGTGCCGGTACGGGCCGTGGCCGTCAGCCAGTCGGTGAGGCCGTAGCTGAGCGACACGTTGCCGATGAGGCGGTTGCGGTCGTCCTCGTTGCGGTTGTGCAGCGCCAGCCAATACGGATTGGTGTGGTAGTTGTAGTTCCAGTTGTAGTGCTCGCCGTCCTTCATGTAGTCGCGAAGGAGGCGGGTGTCGACCGTGCGGCCGAACCACACGAACTGCTGCATGGGGTTGGTGGCCGAGTAGCCGGTGCCCGGGCGGTTGGCGCCCTCGCCGCGGATGTAGTTGGCCGAGGCCTCGGCGCGCAGGCGGGTGTTGATCTGGGTGCCGCCGTTCAGGCCGATGGTGTAGCGGCTCAGCTCCTGCCCGGGGTACATCGCCTGCTGGTTCATGTGGCCGATCGACAGGCGCACGTTCGCGCGGTCGCTGGCGGCCGACAGGGCCAGGTTGTTCTGCACCGTCATGCCGGTGCGGAAGAAGTTCGAGACGTTGTCCGGATGGCAGACGAAGGGAGCCGGCGCTCCGTTGCTGAAGAACTGGGAGATCGGGCGGCCGTCGCAGGCCGGGCCCCAGCTCTCGTCGACGCCGTCGGCCGTGCCGGCGCCCGCGCCGTCCACGAACTCGAACTCGCCCTGCGAGCCCTGGCCGTACTGGTTCTGGTACGAGGGCAGGCGAAGCGGGTCTTCCCAGGTGACGTTGCTGGTGTAGCTGAGCTGGGTGCCGTCGATGCCGCGGCCGGACTTGGTGGTGATCAGGATCACGCCGTTGGCCGCGCGCGACCCGTAGAGGGCGGCGGCGTTGGGGCCCTTCAGCACCGTGACGTTGGCGATGTCGTTCGGGTTGATGTCCTGCGCGGCGTTGCCGTAGTCGTAGCCGCCATACCCTTCCAGCGTGGGCGCCGTGTTGTCGATGGGCACCCCGTCGACCACGAAGAGCGGCTGGTTGTCGCCCGAGAGCGACGTGGCGCCGCGGATGACGATGCGGGCCGAGCCGCCGGCGGGGCCGGCGTTGGTGGTCTGCACGCCGGCCACTTCACCCGCCAGCGCGTTGACGATGTTGGTTTCCGGCGCGTCGGTGATCTGCGACGCGTCGAGGGTGGCGGTAGAGGTCGTGACCGCCCGCTCCTCTCGGGTGATGCCGAGCGCGGTAACCACCAGGGCGTCGAGCGCCAGGACCGACGAGCCCATCTGGAAGTTCTGCGTCAGGTTGCCCCCGGGCGCAAGCGTAAGGCTGCGCGAAACCGTGGACAGGCCTTGACGGGTGGCGGTGATGGTCACGGTCTGCCCCGCGCGCACGGCGGAGCCCGGAATGGTGATGCGGTACGAGCCGTCGGGGCCCGAGGTGTTGCCGACGTTCAGTTCGGCGATGCGCACGAGGACTCCGGCCTGCGGGTCGCCGTCGGTGTCGGTAACGCGTCCCGACACGGTCGTCGCGTCCTGCGCAAGCGCGAGCATCGGTGAGGCGCACAGCGCCACCAATGCAAGCAGCCAACGAATGGTTCTCATCTCAGGGATTCTCCTGGACAACGTGGGAAAAACGTTTCGCGCGGCGAAGCGCCGCGCGGGGGTGAGGCACGACGGAAGCTCCTTTCTTTGCGACCTGGGGGTGGATATGAGGTGTGGAACGCTGGTTCGAACGCTCGTTAAGGAGGTGGACCGTCCAACATAATCGGGTGCGGCCCAATTTCGCAACCGGCAGGGCCCCTGGGGAGCGCCTGCACGCGCGGGTCCCGGGGCTGCGCCAGCCCCGGGACCCGTAAAAGCGAATGCCCGTCCCGTTTTCAGGCGGCGCAGCTCCCCTCGTCGCAGCGCCCGCCGCCGGCACTTGCGTCTGATTCCTTCGCCTCGCCGGCCACCTGCTCCAGCACCTGCAGGAACGCCGAGGCCGGCTGGGCGCCCTGCACGGCGTAGCGGCCGTCGATGACGAAGGTGGGCACGGCGGTGATCCCCAGGCGCTGCGCCTG
This window contains:
- a CDS encoding TonB-dependent receptor plug domain-containing protein; protein product: MRTIRWLLALVALCASPMLALAQDATTVSGRVTDTDGDPQAGVLVRIAELNVGNTSGPDGSYRITIPGSAVRAGQTVTITATRQGLSTVSRSLTLAPGGNLTQNFQMGSSVLALDALVVTALGITREERAVTTSTATLDASQITDAPETNIVNALAGEVAGVQTTNAGPAGGSARIVIRGATSLSGDNQPLFVVDGVPIDNTAPTLEGYGGYDYGNAAQDINPNDIANVTVLKGPNAAALYGSRAANGVILITTKSGRGIDGTQLSYTSNVTWEDPLRLPSYQNQYGQGSQGEFEFVDGAGAGTADGVDESWGPACDGRPISQFFSNGAPAPFVCHPDNVSNFFRTGMTVQNNLALSAASDRANVRLSIGHMNQQAMYPGQELSRYTIGLNGGTQINTRLRAEASANYIRGEGANRPGTGYSATNPMQQFVWFGRTVDTRLLRDYMKDGEHYNWNYNYHTNPYWLALHNRNEDDRNRLIGNVSLSYGLTDWLTATARTGTDWYQDHRKRMFHADNINFPDDTYGEDVITRSETNTDAFLTA